One Ensifer adhaerens genomic window, AAGATCTCGTTCGGCACGGCGTTTCTCGCCGCGATCATCAACCTCGTCTTCGGCGTCATCCTCGCCTGGGTGCTGGTGCGCTATCGTTTCCCCGGCAAACGGGTGATCGACGCCATGGTCGACCTGCCGTTCGCGCTGCCGACCGCGGTTGCCGGCATCGCGCTGACGACGCTTTATGCCCCGAACGGCTGGATCGGCCAGTTCATCGAGCCGCTCGGGCTCAAGATCGCCTTTACCCCCGCCGGCATCGTCATCGCCCTGATCTTCGTCGGCCTGCCCTTCGTCGTCAGGACCGTGCAGCCGATCATGGAGGAGATCGACAAGGAAGTGGAGGAGGCCGCCGCCACGCTCGGCGCCAGCCGCTTCCAGACGATCAGCCGGGTGCTGTTGCCGGGGCTGCTGCCGGCCGGCCTCACCGGCTTTGCGCTCGCCTTTGCCCGCGGCGTCGGCGAATACGGCTCGGTGATCTTCATCGCCGGCAACCTGCCTTATGTCTCCGAGATCGCGCCGCTTCTGATCGTCATCCGGCTCGAAGAGTTTAACTACGCTGCCGCCACCGCCATTGCCGCGGTCATGCTGGCGATCTCCTTTGCCATGCTGCTGCTCATCAACTCGATCCAGGCCTGGAGCCGGCGGAGATATGTCTATGTCGCATGATCTGACCGCCAGCCCCCTGCCCGCATCCGGCCCGCTGCCGGCGTCCGGCCCGCAGCCCGCCTTGCCGGAACTGGCCGCCGCCACCTCGGAAAGCCGCTTTGCCCGGCTGACGCTGACGATCACGGCGCTTGCCTTCGTCGCGCTGTTCCTGCTGTTGCCGCTCGCCGCCGTCTTTACCGAGGCGCTGCGCAAGGGCATCGGCGAGTTTGTTGCAGCCCTCGGCGATGCCGAGACCTTCTCGGCGATCCGCCTGACGCTCACCGTCGCTGCCATCGCCGTGCCGCTCAACCTCGTCTTCGGCGTCGCCGCCGCCTGGGCGATCGCCAAGTTCGAGTTCAAGGGCAAGGCGTTCCTGACGACGCTGATCGACCTGCCGTTCTCGGTCTCGCCGGTGATCTCCGGCCTCGTCTTCGTGCTGCTGTTCGGCTCGCACAGCCTGATCGGTCCGTGGCTGCAGAGCCACGGCATCCAGATCCTGTTTGCCGTGCCCGGGCTGGTGCTGGCCACCGTCTTCGTCACCTTCCCCTTCGTTGCCCGCGAGCTGATCCCGTTGATGCAGGAACAGGGTTCCAGCGACGAGGAGGCCGCACTCTCCTTGGGCGCATCGGGCTGGCAGACCTTCTGGCATGTGACGCTGCCCAACATCAAATGGGGGCTGCTCTACGGCGTGCTCCTCTGCAACGCCCGGGCCATGGGCGAGTTCGGCGCCGTCTCGGTGGTCTCCGGCCATATTCGCGGTGAGACCAACACCATGCCGTTGCAGGTCGAAATCCTCTATAATGAGTACAACTTCGTCGCCGCCTTCGCGGTGGCGGCGTTGCTGGCGCTGCTGGCGCTGATCACCCTGATCCTGAAGACGGCGCTGGAGATCCGCTACAGCGCCGAGATCGCCGCCAGCCGCAGACATTGACCGCCGTGCAAGCATTGACCGGGAAAGCCCGCATTCGACCAGCTGCCGCAGGCATTTGAAAGGTATCGCCATGGACGTGCGCGTTCACAACATCCGCAAGGAATTCGGCCGCTTCCCGGCGCTCGACGACGTCTCGCTCGACATCCGCTCCGGTGAGCTGATCGCGCTGCTCGGCCCCTCCGGCTCCGGCAAGACGACATTGCTGCGCCTGGTTGCCGGGCTCGAAAGCCCGACCGGCGGCACCATCTTCTTCGGCGACGAGGATGCCTCGCAAAAGACGGTGCAGCAGCGCAACATCGGCTTCGTCTTCCAGCACTATGCCCTCTTCCGCCACATGACGGTGCTCGACAACGTCGCCTTCGGGCTGAAGGTGCGCCCGTCGAGCCGCCGGCCGCCGGCCGCCGAGATCCGCAAGCGGGCGCTCGATCTGCTCGACCTCGTGCAGCTCTCCGGCCTCGACAAGCGTTATCCGGCGCAGCTGTCGGGCGGCCAGCGCCAGCGCGTGGCGCTGGCCCGCGCCATGGCGGTCGAGCCGAACGTGCTTCTGCTCGACGAACCCTTCGGCGCGCTCGACGCCCAGGTGCGCAAAGAGCTGCGCAAGTGGCTGCGCGAGATCCATGACCGCACCGGCCACACCACCATCTTCGTCACCCACGACCAGGAGGAGGCGCTGGAACTGGCCGACCGCGTCGTCGTCATGAGCAAGGGGGCGATCGAGCAGGTTGGCACCCCCGACGAGATCTACGACCATCCGGTCTCGCCCTTCGTCTTCGGCTTCATCGGCCAGTCGAACTGCCTCGCCGTCACGCTGCAGAACGGCGAGATCTGGTTCGAGGACCGGCCGATCGGCCTGCGCGCGCCATCCGAGCCGGACGGCCCGGCCAATCTCTACTTCCGCCCGCACGACATCGAGCTGATCGACGGCTGCGGCGGCTGTCTCGCCGGCCTCGTCACCGCCAGCCGCCGCGTCGCCGGCACCCGCCATCTCGAACTCGACCTCGGCCGCAACCATCCCCATGTCGAGATCGAACTCTCCCCCGAACGCGCCGCGGCCGGTGACCACAGCCGCATCGCCTTCCGACCGACAAAGTGGAAACTCTTCAGGGACAACAGGCAGCCGGCCGTGGCCGCGGAGGCGAAGGTCGAGAGCCGCGCGATCGAGATACAGGAACCAACATTGGTCGCCCAGGCCTCTTAAGGAGAGTCGGTTTTCGGATCTAAGGATCCTCGAGCGGCCAGACCTCGACCACCCCGTGAGCGACCGCGCACGGGGTGCGTGACACTATATCGATCGCTTCGGCCAGGTCTTCGGCCTCGATCACCGCGAAGCCGGCCACAGGAAGCGACGACGACATGAACGGACCGCTTCGCTTCTCGATATGTGCAGCGTTGGCGTTGCGTACCTGGACAGGCGCTCCGGCGATCCCCATCAGGGCCCCTCTTGCACGAAGTTCCGCATCATGCGCGTGCGCCGCATCCCGGACGTCCGTCGCTGTGCGGTCGTAGCCTGCACGGTCCCCATATCCAATGGTCACGAATTTCGGCATCAAAAGCGTCCTCGTGGCGACGGCGCCCTACTCCCGACGGGCTAATTGACAGCCGGCCCCAGCGGGCCTTCCGTGAGGGAACGCAGATGCACAGGAAAAGTTGCGACAATCCGACGTCCATGCCACGGCAGGGAGGATGCAATGCCAACCATCATCGCCCACCATAAGATCACCAAGGGTGCGGAACACTGGCTGAAGTCGCCAAAGCGCAAAGAGGTATTTGGCACGCTCGGCGTGACCAACATCCGAACCTTCGTCGATCCCCAGGACCAGACCCGGGTGGCCATTCTCATGGATGTCCCCGATCTGGACGCCCTGTCGAAGGCCATGCAGACCCAGGCCGCTGCCGATGCGATGGTCTTTGATGGCGTCGTGCCGGAATCAATCGTGATCCTGGTCGAGTCATAGGGAACACTCCCCCCGTATTCGGTCCCTGAGGCCCGACAGACGTCACCGGCGGAGCCGCCCGACCCGCAGTCCTTCGCTGCGGCCTGAGCCCGGCCCCGTACATTGCGGTACATTCACCGGCTGTGGCCGACATAACCGGGATACCTCGCCGAACCAGATTGCGCTCGTCACCTCAACGGCCTCGAAAAGGAACGATCGCATGCGCTCCCGAATTATCCCTACTCTTGCCCTAGCCTTTGCGACGAGCGTGGTTGCTTTCGCCGCCCAGGCGGCAGACATCAAGAACATCGTCATCGTGCACGGCGCTTTCGCCGATGGTTCGGGCTGGCGCCAGGCAAGCGACATCCTGGAGCGGCGTGGCTTCAAGGTGACAGTCGTGCAGGAGCCGCTGACGTCCCTTGCCGCCGACATCGAGGCGACGAAGCGCGTTCTGGACCTGCAGGATGGGCCGACCTTGCTCGTCGGTCACAGTTACGGCGGCATGGTGATCAGCGAAGCCGGGCATCACCAGAAGGTCGAGGGATTGGTCTACGTCGCAGCGTTTCAGCCCGACAAAGGCGAGGACCTGGCAACGCTTGCCGGCTCGAAACCGCCGGCGGCGATGAGCATCAAGGAAACCGCTGATGGCAAGTACCTCTATCTCGACCCGTTGGCGTTTGCCGCCGATTTTGCCGCCGACCTCCCCAAGGCGGAGACTGCCTTTGCGGCGAAGTCACAAGTCTTTGCCGCCAAGGAGGTTTTCACTGCCAAGGCCGACGAGCCCGCCTGGCGGACGAAGAAAAGCTGGGCGATCGTGGCGACCGAAGACCGTGCCATCAATCCGGACCTTGAACGAAGCATGGCGAAGCGCGCCGGCAGCCAGGTAAGCGAAATCAAGGCGAGCCACGCCGTCTTTGCCTCGCAAGCGGAAAAGGTCGCCAAGGTCATCGAGACCGCGGCCAAGGACGCCGGTAAATAGCCCGAACACGCCGAGCGTCTGCGTCCTGAGTGCGGCGCCCTTCCGCACTCAGGACGGTGTATTGACGATGTTGTTCCATTCCAAGTCCTCGACTTGACAGCCCGCTCAAAGAGCGGAAAACTTCAGGCATGGGGGTGCGATCACCCCATGAGGCGCCAGCCGAAGCATCGCGTCCATAGAACCGCTCATCCGGAGGACGCGTCATGTCGTCATTTCTCGAAATCTCCTCGGAAAAACTCTCTCGCCTCATCGGCACGCCGAACTGTCCCGAACTGATCGATGTCAGGATCGACGACGATTTCGAAACCGATCCCCGCCTCATCCCCGGCTCCCACCGGCGTGACTATCGCCAGGTGCAGGACTGGATGGGGGATGTCGACCGGGCATCGGCAATCATCATCTGCCAGCAGGGCAAGAAGCTCAGCCATGGTGTTGCGGCCTGGCTTCGCAATGCCGGTGTTGCGGCCGACGTGCTGGAAGGCGGGTTCGAGGCCTGGGTGGAGGGCCACCATCCGTCTGTGCCAGTATCCGCGATACCTGAACGGAACGCCGGGGGACGGACCGTCTGGGTTACGCGGGCGCGTCCGAAGATCGACCGCATTGCCTGCCCTTGGCTGATCCGTCGCTTCGTCGACCCGAAAGCGGTGTTCCTGTATGTGGCGCCGTCAGAAGTAGAGATGGTCGGCGAGCGCTTCGGCGCAACGCCCTTCGATATTGATGCTCCGATCCGCTGGAGCCACCGCGGCGAGCTCTGCACATTCGATGTCATGGTCGAGCAATTCGGCCTTGCAACCGCCCCGCTTCTGCGGCTTGCGACCATCGTGCGTGGCGCCGACACCGCCCGCCTCGCGCTCGCGCCCGAGGCGCCCGGCTTGCTTGCCGCCTCGCTCGGTCTCTCGCGCATGTATGCCGACGACCTGGAGCAACTGGAAGCCGGAATGCTGCTCTACGACGCCTTCTATCGCTGGTGCCGGGATGCGACCAACGAGACGCACAATTGGCCCTCGCCCAAGAAGGACGCCTGAGATGACCGACATTACTGACAGGGCCGCGCCCGATGTGGCGCGGCAACGGCCAAGCCACGGCATCCCGTTCGGCGAAGCAGTGCGGGTTTGGGCCCGGATTGCGGCTTTGAGCTTCGGCGGCCCCGCCGGGCAGATCGCGGTGATGCACCGCATCCTTGTCGACGAGAAGCGCTGGATCGGCGAGCATCGTTTCCTGCATGCGCTGAACTACTGCATGCTGCTTCCTGGCCCCGAGGCACAGCAGCTTGCCGTCTATATCGGCTGGCTCCTCCACCGCACCGCCGGCGGCCTCGTTGCCGGCCTTCTCTTCGTGCTACCGGGGTTCCTCGCGATTCTCGGCCTCAGCTACATCTACGCCGCCTTCGGCAATGTCACCGTCGTCGAAGGTCTCTTCTTCGGCCTCAAGGCCGCCGTGCTCGCGGTGGTCGTCCAGGCGGTCTTCCGTATTGGCGGCCGGGCACTCAAGAACCGGATGATGATCGGCATCGCGGCGGCCGCCTTCGTCGCCATCTTCTTTTTCCGTATCCCCTTCCCGCTGATCATCCTTGCAGCCGGTGTACTTGGCTATGTCGGCGCCCGCTTCGGCTCGCCGCTCTTTCGCATCGGCGGCGGACACAAGGCTGGTACGGGCGCGGTCCTGAAGGACGAGGACTCTGCGCTCGGCGAAGAAATACCCGCGCATGCGCGCCCGAACCTGGCATGGTCGCTGCGGATTTCCGGCGTCCTGCTTGTGCTCTGGCTTGCCCCCCTGGCACTGCTCGTCATCGTCCTTGGCTGGAACAACGTCTTCAGCCAGATCGGCCTGTTCTTCAGCCAGATGGCGGTCGTTACTTTCGGCGGCGCCTATGCCGTACTCGCCTACGTCGCCCAGGAAGCCGTCCAACACTACGGCTGGCTGAAGCCCGGCGAGATGCTCGACGGCCTCGGCATGGCCGAGACGACGCCGGGACCGCTGATCATGGTCGTCCAATTCGTCGGCTTCATGGGCGCCTATCGCGACCCGGGGACGTTCCACCCGATGATCGCGGCGACTTTGGCGGCGATGCTGACCACCTGGGTCACATTCGTCCCGTGCTTCCTCTGGATCTTCCTCGGCGCACCCTTCATCGAGCGGCTGCGGAACAATGCCGCGCTGACGGGCGCCATGTCGGCGATCACGGCCGCCGTCGTGGGGGTGATCCTCAACCTTGCCGTCTGGTTCGGGCTGCACACGCTGTTTGGGGAACTCGTAAGCTGGCGTTTCGGGCCGTTCGCGCTCGACATACCGGTATTGCGGTCGCTGGTGCTGCCATCGTTCCTGCTGACGGTTGCCGCCGGCGTGGCTATCTTCCGCTTCAACGCTTCGGTCATCGCAACGCTGCTTGCCTGCGCGCTTGCCGGCATGGCCTGGACGCTGGCAACGAACTGATCGCAAACGCTGCGCCTAGTCGTCGTAGACCGATTGCGGGAGGTGGAATCCCTCCGGCAATTGCGATCCATAGAAGCGCTCCTCCGGCGGAGGCGGTGGAGGTTCGCGATGCTTCACCGCGCAGGCGGCAAGCACGGCCTTGAGCTGCACTGGCCGATAGTGTTCGACAAGGCTCGGAGGTGGATCTTGCTCGTCCGTCTGTTGCGACATCAGGGTCCTCATGGGAACGGCTCGTCACCGATAACAGTGCCAGCCAATCGATCTCACCGCAACTGCTCGCCGGCATCGTCGTCGTCGAACCGTGCGACATTGGACAGTTGACCTCCGGCCGCTCCGGGTTTCCTTTATGGTCCGGGATAATCCGGCGATCAGTGCGACCGCTCGTCGACTTTCACATCAGCCCGCACCCGCCGGCAGACAAGAACACGCATTCAACGAGGATATCGAACATGCAGGATCCCCTGGCGAAACTTGGCCTGAAGCACCCGCTGATCGTCGCGCCGATGGCCGGTGGCCCCTCGTCGCCGGAACTCGTCATCGCATCATCGGCATCGGGAGCATTGGGGTCGATCGGTGCTGCCTATTCGAGCCCGGCGGCCATCACCGAGTTCGTCGACAAAGTTCGTGCACGTACCGACCGCCCTTTTGCGATCAATCTCTTCATTCAGCACCCGCAGCCGCAGATCGACGCAACCACGGTCGAACGGGCCCTGGCGGCAACGGCGAGGTACCGAGACGAACTGGATCTGCCTACGCCGCAATTCGCCGCGCCCTATGAAGAGGATTTCGATCAGCAGTTCGAGGCGGTGCTGAAGGCGAAGCCGGATGTCCTCAGTTTCGTGTTTGGCGTACTTCCTGCCGAACACACGCGAGCCGCGCGCGGGGCCGGGATGCTGATCGTCGGCACCGCGACGA contains:
- a CDS encoding YciI family protein, translating into MPKFVTIGYGDRAGYDRTATDVRDAAHAHDAELRARGALMGIAGAPVQVRNANAAHIEKRSGPFMSSSLPVAGFAVIEAEDLAEAIDIVSRTPCAVAHGVVEVWPLEDP
- a CDS encoding alpha/beta hydrolase; translated protein: MRSRIIPTLALAFATSVVAFAAQAADIKNIVIVHGAFADGSGWRQASDILERRGFKVTVVQEPLTSLAADIEATKRVLDLQDGPTLLVGHSYGGMVISEAGHHQKVEGLVYVAAFQPDKGEDLATLAGSKPPAAMSIKETADGKYLYLDPLAFAADFAADLPKAETAFAAKSQVFAAKEVFTAKADEPAWRTKKSWAIVATEDRAINPDLERSMAKRAGSQVSEIKASHAVFASQAEKVAKVIETAAKDAGK
- a CDS encoding sulfurtransferase/chromate resistance protein — encoded protein: MSSFLEISSEKLSRLIGTPNCPELIDVRIDDDFETDPRLIPGSHRRDYRQVQDWMGDVDRASAIIICQQGKKLSHGVAAWLRNAGVAADVLEGGFEAWVEGHHPSVPVSAIPERNAGGRTVWVTRARPKIDRIACPWLIRRFVDPKAVFLYVAPSEVEMVGERFGATPFDIDAPIRWSHRGELCTFDVMVEQFGLATAPLLRLATIVRGADTARLALAPEAPGLLAASLGLSRMYADDLEQLEAGMLLYDAFYRWCRDATNETHNWPSPKKDA
- a CDS encoding sulfate/molybdate ABC transporter ATP-binding protein — its product is MDVRVHNIRKEFGRFPALDDVSLDIRSGELIALLGPSGSGKTTLLRLVAGLESPTGGTIFFGDEDASQKTVQQRNIGFVFQHYALFRHMTVLDNVAFGLKVRPSSRRPPAAEIRKRALDLLDLVQLSGLDKRYPAQLSGGQRQRVALARAMAVEPNVLLLDEPFGALDAQVRKELRKWLREIHDRTGHTTIFVTHDQEEALELADRVVVMSKGAIEQVGTPDEIYDHPVSPFVFGFIGQSNCLAVTLQNGEIWFEDRPIGLRAPSEPDGPANLYFRPHDIELIDGCGGCLAGLVTASRRVAGTRHLELDLGRNHPHVEIELSPERAAAGDHSRIAFRPTKWKLFRDNRQPAVAAEAKVESRAIEIQEPTLVAQAS
- the cysT gene encoding sulfate ABC transporter permease subunit CysT — encoded protein: MTERRNGNRWRFRQPSVLPGFGLSLGITLSWLVLIVLIPLSGLVFRASGLGWAKFFELALDPRTLNALKISFGTAFLAAIINLVFGVILAWVLVRYRFPGKRVIDAMVDLPFALPTAVAGIALTTLYAPNGWIGQFIEPLGLKIAFTPAGIVIALIFVGLPFVVRTVQPIMEEIDKEVEEAAATLGASRFQTISRVLLPGLLPAGLTGFALAFARGVGEYGSVIFIAGNLPYVSEIAPLLIVIRLEEFNYAAATAIAAVMLAISFAMLLLINSIQAWSRRRYVYVA
- the cysW gene encoding sulfate ABC transporter permease subunit CysW, whose product is MSHDLTASPLPASGPLPASGPQPALPELAAATSESRFARLTLTITALAFVALFLLLPLAAVFTEALRKGIGEFVAALGDAETFSAIRLTLTVAAIAVPLNLVFGVAAAWAIAKFEFKGKAFLTTLIDLPFSVSPVISGLVFVLLFGSHSLIGPWLQSHGIQILFAVPGLVLATVFVTFPFVARELIPLMQEQGSSDEEAALSLGASGWQTFWHVTLPNIKWGLLYGVLLCNARAMGEFGAVSVVSGHIRGETNTMPLQVEILYNEYNFVAAFAVAALLALLALITLILKTALEIRYSAEIAASRRH
- the chrA gene encoding chromate efflux transporter is translated as MTDITDRAAPDVARQRPSHGIPFGEAVRVWARIAALSFGGPAGQIAVMHRILVDEKRWIGEHRFLHALNYCMLLPGPEAQQLAVYIGWLLHRTAGGLVAGLLFVLPGFLAILGLSYIYAAFGNVTVVEGLFFGLKAAVLAVVVQAVFRIGGRALKNRMMIGIAAAAFVAIFFFRIPFPLIILAAGVLGYVGARFGSPLFRIGGGHKAGTGAVLKDEDSALGEEIPAHARPNLAWSLRISGVLLVLWLAPLALLVIVLGWNNVFSQIGLFFSQMAVVTFGGAYAVLAYVAQEAVQHYGWLKPGEMLDGLGMAETTPGPLIMVVQFVGFMGAYRDPGTFHPMIAATLAAMLTTWVTFVPCFLWIFLGAPFIERLRNNAALTGAMSAITAAVVGVILNLAVWFGLHTLFGELVSWRFGPFALDIPVLRSLVLPSFLLTVAAGVAIFRFNASVIATLLACALAGMAWTLATN